From the genome of Deinococcus malanensis:
CTGCCGGGGTGCCCATCGCGTCCAGGACAGTCCGCGTAAACGTCCGTGTATCTGCCCGTCCGCCCAGGTCACGGGTGGGGTGCTCGCGCAGGGCCAGGGCTACGGCCCGGTCCACGACATTCGCGGCGTCGCCCCGCTGCAGGCCATGGCGCAGCATCATGCCGACGCTCATGATGGCCGCGGCCGGGTTGGCGATTCCCTGGCCAGAAATATCAGGGGCACTGCCGTGGATCGGTTCGAAGAGTCCTGTTCCATCCCCCAGGGACGCACTGGGCATCAGACCCAGGCTGCCGGGAATGACAGCCGCGAGATCCGACAGAATGTCCCCAAACAGATTTTCCGTGACGATGACGTCGTAGCGGCCCGGATTGGCCACGATCAGCATGGCGACACTGTCCACGTATTCATGGTTGAGGTGAATGCTGCGGTACTCGCGGTCACGCAGGGCCTGGACGTCGCGGCGCCACAGCTCGGAAACCTCCAGCACGTTGGCCTTGTCCACACTGGTCACGCGCCCCTTGCGCTGCTCGGCCGCCCAGAAGGCCACCTTGGCCACGCGTTCCACCTCGGCGGTGGTGTAGCGCATGGTGTTGTAGGCAGTGTCGCCTTCAATCTTGCGGTCCCCGTCGAAGTAAATGCCCCCGAGCAGTTCACGCACGATCAGGATGTCCACGCCACGGGCCAGTTCGGGCTTGAGGGGACTCAGGTGTTCCAGCCCTGGCTGAACCCGGACCGGGCGCAGATTGGCATAACAGCCCAGCATCTTGCGTAGGGCCAGCAGACCGGACTCGGGACGCAGGTGACGGGGCAGAGTGTTCCAGGGGCTGTTGTGCGCGCCACCTACAGTGCCCAGCAGCGCTGCGTCGGCATCCTCCAGGGCATCACGGGTCCGCTGCGGCAGGGGATCGCCATATGTGTCGTAGGCGCCTCCGCCAATGGCGTGCTCCTCGATGGTGACGTCCGGCGCCACCTCGCGCAGAACTTCCACCGCAGCTGCAGTTACTTCCGGGCCGATTCCATCTCCGGGCAGCGTCACGATCTTAGGCATGGGCATTCTCCTTTCTGGGCTGAGTGGAGGGTGCAGAACCAGCGTCCGCCGGTGCCTGGGCGCGCATGTACTCCAGCCAGCCGCCGGCTTTCTGCACGTCCAGGGCGAACTGCGGCACCGGAACGAAGGTCAGGGTCTGGCCACTGCGCAGGTTGGTGATGGTACCGCCCTTCAGGTCCAGGTTGGCCTCGTCGCCGTCCTGGAAGGCCTCCACGATGCCCTCGCATTCCAGAGCCAGGAAACCGTTGTTGATGGAGTTGCGGTAGTAGATTCTGGCAAAGTTGGGGGCAATCACGGCGCCCACCCCCGCGCCGCGCAGGGCCCACACGGCATGCTCCCGGCTGGAGCCGCAACCGAAGTCTGCCCCTGCCACGATGATGTCGCCCGGCTGGACCCGCTTGGCGAAGTCGCGGTCGTAGTCCTCCATGGCGTAGGGGGCCAGTTCGGCCTCGATGTCCGAGGTCAGGTGACGGGCAGGAATGATCTCGTCGGTATTGATGTGATCGCGGGCAAACACGTGCACTCTGGGCATAGGGCTCCTTGGGGCTTAGTTGGCGGCGTTTCCGGCTGCGAAGGGCCGGAGTTCTTCGGGGATTTCCTCGTCGTACAGGTCGCGCCACTGGGTGCCGTCGAAGGTGATTTCCGATTCCATGAAGGTCTGGGCCAGCGGGTCCGGGTCGCTGAGGGCATCAAGGGGAATGTCGAGGCGCACCGCCAGCGGCACGGGTAGGGCAGCATCCTCAGGGATGGTGAGCTCGTGGTCGAAGGTGGAGCGCAGCAGCTCACTGGTCCAGGCGGCCCAGGAATCCTGGTTTCCCGCTCCGGTGGATTCACGCAGGTCGGTGCGCAGGTGCTCGGCGTGCTCGTCGGGAATGGCCCCATCTTCCCATTCCACATGGCCGTCGGCATGCACCGTAACCGAGGCGGTTTCCACATCGAAGAACTGGGCCAGCTCAGGATGAAGTTCATCTTCCTGCCCCTCCCCGTCCGGATCGCCGTAAGGATGCCACAGCTCTCCGTCCAGCGAGTAGGTCGACTTTTCGGTGTTGGGATGGAACTCAACATTGCCGTGTGTGGCAAAGGCCAGGCTGAGCGGTGAGTGCAGCGGCGCCGGCCGCCGCAGATCCAGCACGAGCCGGCGCGCGACAGGCACCGGGCCATCTTCGTCCTGCTCAAGCAGGTCATGGTGTGTACTTGACCACAGCTCCGGCGTGTCGCCGTGCCATTCGCGTGCCACTCCTTCCAGCGCCTCCAGCAGGTCATCCGGTGGTTCCGGTGTGACGTCGATCCGCCCCTCCGCCCACTGCTCGACCAGAAACGTGGCCACGAGTTCTCCCTGCAGGTTCAGGGCCGGGTGCTGCAACAGATATTCCAGGGCGCGGCGCGGGTCGGTATGGGCCGGAAAGCTGTCCCAGCGCTGGCCATCGAAAGAATGCCGCTGCTCGCGCAGGCGGACGCTGCCCCCTTCGACCGGGAAGGACATGCCGGTGCCTTCGGTCGCCGCCTTCCCCAGCACCAGATCGCCGCTGAAGCGCCGCAGCGGCGGCACGGGAATGGCCTGTACATCCTCGGCGGTCTCCAGGAACCGGTCGGGACGGCCGGCCATCACGTAGGACGTGCGGTACTCGCTGTCCCAGGCCGCGCCGTAAGGCTGTGAGACCTTGAGAGCGCCCTCGATCAGGTCGCGCAACGCGGCGTCCTGTGGCACGCGGGTAAAGGTGACGGCTCCGTCGGCGTCCATGTGCGCCTCGAAAGCGTGCACCTCGGGCATCAGGCCCAGTTGTTTGCGGCGTTTGGCTTCACCCATAAGCGTCAGTATCCCAGAGTCGGCATGAGGCGCGGGTCAGTCGGCCGCCTCGCCGTTGTATTCGCGCGGATCGCTGATAAAGCCAGAAACCGCGCTCGCCGCCACCGTGGCCGGACTGGCGAGGTAAATCTGCGCCGAGGGGTCTCCCATGCGGCCTACAAAGTTGCGGTTGGAACTGGAAATGCATACGTCGTCCGGTCCCAGGACGCCACTGTGCATGCCCAGGCAGGCGCCGCAGCTGGGGTAGCTCACACTGGCCCCGGCATCCACGAAAATTTCCATCAACCCTTCCTGGGCGGCCTGCTTCCAGATCGCCTGGGTGGCCGGCACGACGATCATCTGTACGCCGTCGGCCACCTTACGGCCCTTGAGAATCCGGGCAACTTCACGCAGATCACCAATACGGCCGTTGGTGCAACTGCCCACGTAGGCATGGGTCACCGCGATCCGGTCACTGCCGGCCACCCGACCGTTGCTGGGAATGTGCGGGTAGGCCACGGTGGGCTCAACCACCGAAGCATCGATGTTGATGACCACCTTGTATTCCGCGTCAGGGTCACTGGCGTATTCGGTGTACTCGCCGGGCTGGACGCCTCGCTGCTGCAGATAGGAACGGGTCGTGTCGTCCACAGCCACGATGCCGGTCTTCCCGCCGGCCTCGATGGCCATATTGGTCAGGGTGAAGCGCCCTTCCATATCCAGCCGGTCGATGTACTCCCCGACCCACTCCATGACGAGGTAATTCGCGCCGTCCGCGCCAATTCGCTTGATGACTTCCAGAACGATGTCCTTGGGGGTTACGCCCGGCTGTGTCTGACCTGTAACACGAATCAGCATGGTCTCGGGCACCTTGAACCAGACCTTGCCGGCGTAGATGGCGCCGGCCAGGTCCGTGCTGCCGACTCCGGTGGCAAACATGCCCAGGGCACCCGCGTTACAGGTGTGGCTGTCACCGCTGACCAGGGTCTGCCCGGGGCGCACCAGCCCGGTGTTCTCCAGCACCACATGTGCAATCCCGCCGCGTCCCACGTCATAGAAGTGCTTGATGCCCTTCTCCTGAACCCAGGACTTGAGCTTCTGGTACATCTTGGCGGCCTTGATGTTCATGGCGGGCACGCTGTGGTCCGGCACCGCCATGATCTGGTCCGGGTTGAACACCTGATCCATGCCCCGCTCCTCGAGCATTCGGAGCGCAGCCGGCGTGGTGATCTCGTGGCACAGCACCCAGTCCGTGGCACATTCGATCAGCTGTCCGGGGACTACCTGATCGTGCCCGCTGTGAGCCGCCAGGATTTTTTCCGCAATTGTCATTCCCATACTGGTGCACTTCCTTTCCGTGGAGAGCGGGGCGTTCAAGAACGTGCCCCCGAAACCACTGGGCTTCGGGGGCACGTGCAGAACGCGGGGTCAGCGCTCAACGCCCCCAGCGAAGAAGAAGGCCCTCCTGGGCTTTCCTTTCTGGCAACGGCGCGTTGAACATGACGGCAGTGTAGGTTGCAGAAAACTGGTCAGGGCAGGGACGTGTAGACGGGTGGGCCAGGATGCAATATCCCCAATGGCGCCAGCAAATCTGCTGGAAGTGTCCGTCGTTTAACATTAGAATCCTGAATGTTTATGAAGATGCTCCCTTTATCGGCTGCGACGCTTGGCCTGACCGTTCTTCTTACTGCTTGCCCCGGCCCCACCCCGACACCCGAGGTGACTCACTCGCTAACGGTTGCACTTTCGGGGGCAAGTGGCGCTCCAGTTAAAGTGACCAACACATCTACGGGCCTTCTGCTCTTTAATGACATGCTCTCTGGCAGCAAGACGTTTACGGGGCTGAAAGCCGGCAGTGTGCTTAGCGTTGAAGGAGGAGCAGTCAATAACTTTACGGCTCCTTCTGCTCAAAACGTCACACTGGATGCGGACAAAACGGTCACGCTGACCTATCAACCATTGGTGGGAAGCGCACTTAGCCAGTCCATGATAACCGGGCAGGTCACCGGCACCGATCTGGAAATGAGCAATGCTTACGTAGGCAGTGCAAAGAGTACCTTTTTCGGCAAGATTCCCTTGACACGCAATTCAATGAACTACGACCTCAGCGCCCTTGTCCCAGGGACGGAGGATCTCGTCGGAAACAGGTTCGGTCAGAACTGCACCGGCACAAACAGCGACGCTTCCGCACGTACGCTGTATAACTCCAGACTGGCTGTTTATGGCGTTCAGGATGACCTCTTGGGCACGGTTGTGGAGAAGATTGTTGGGGGACAGGACGCCACCAGAACGAACCCGATTATCGTTCGTCTCTACTCGGACAGGGCTTTTACCTTCACCGGAACCTGCACGTATCCGGCTCAGAACGGCACCTCGATCACTGAGGCTATAAACATCTCTGTTTCAAAGGGATGGAATGCCCTGGTGTCCTCCACCACTGGGACTGCGCTGGATCTTCGCAATGTCAGCACCGACAACCGCGTTCAGCTGGTCTTCGAGAGTGCAACTCCAAGTGTAACCGTGCTGCTTAATCCCAAGACGGTGCAGCTTACGACGGACAGCCCCGTTACGGTTGACGCAGAAGTTGTACAGGTTGGCGGCTACACCGGCACCATTCATCTCTCCACAAATATTCCAGGGCTTACGGTCGAGCCTGCAGTTCTTACCTTGCCAGCGCTCCCTAAGCTCAGCGCACAGTCAACTTCGAACGAGCCCCACCAGGAGCGGGTCCATCAACTTGGCCTGAAGCCTCAACTGGTAGCGACCAAGCTGACGTTTCAGTACAGCGGTACGGACAACCGCACTTCCTCTTTCCAGCTGATCGTCAAGGACGCCGCGGGTAAACAGGTGGGGGCCGGAAACGGCAGTTTGGTCGTCGCTCGCCCGAGCTTCACGCTTTCCACTTCGGGCTACAATCTGCAGCTTCCCCGCAACAGCTCCCTGAAAGTTCCGGTGACGCTGAGTGCCACACAGAACTTCACAGGTGACGTCACGGTAAGCGCAACTGACCTTCCGGCTGGCGTGACTGTAACGCCCATCACCTTGAAGCTCAACGGCTCCGCCTACGGCGAGGTCACCCTGACGAGCGACTCGTCCGTAGCACCCGGCACCTACCCGATCACCCTGACGGCCAATGGCGGGGGCAAAAGCTCGTCGGCCAAGGTTAATCTGGTCGTGCCCAAGCCAAGTGTCAACGTCAGCGTAGGGACCTATTCTGCCTATGTTTCTCGTGAGGGAGAGGCAAGTATTTCAGTCAACGTTTCCAGCGTGAACGGCTTTGATGGAACGACCACCCTTACTCTTGCCGACCTTCCCACTGGCGTTACGGCAACTCCTGTAACCGCGCAGGTCAGTCCCACCACCAGCACGACCGTCAAAATTCCAGTGACAGCTGCCGCAGCTGCGGTGCTCGGGACTTACACAGTTAAGGTCTCAACCCCCGACCTGTCGTCGACCAGCCACAACGCCTCGTTCCAGCTGAGTGTCATGCCCAAACGCGTCCTGGTGGGAAGCTCTGCGTCCAGCCTGACGCCGTCCGGGACTGGCGTGTGGCTGGTTACAGGAAGTGCGTACAATTCAACCACGTACAAGACCGACACCACTGTGAGCCGTTATGTCTCCGGCAAGCAGTCCGCGAGCGTTACCCTGGCGGACATGTCCTCGCCTCGTCTGCTGCCAAAAGCGGACGGTAGCGTGCTGGCCATGGGTTATTACAGTGGGACCAGTGCGTTCACCGTCAGTACCACTGGGACGGCCACTGCCACCACGCACCCATTCTCGAGCAACGACACGATTGCTGGTGTCCCTGATACAAAAGGTCGCATCTGGTTCATCCAGCGGGCCTCCACTGGAGTGGGTGGCATGACCACCGGGCTTGCCCACTGGGACCCGGCCACTGGCACCGTTGTTCAGGTGGACTCGGCCACCAACTATGGGTATTCCCAGAGTGGGCAGTTTGTCGTCAGCCCTGATGGGACAACCCTGCTCTTCGTTCCCTCCTACTCGGGGAGCACGAACAAAGTTGTCAAGATCAATGCTGCAGCCGGGACAATCTCCACAATCGACCTGATCAGCTCCTACAGCTTTGCCATCGACAAGGCGGGGACCATCTGGATGACGGACTACAATCAGCTGAAGCGGCTCAATGCTGACGGCAGCATCACGACATTCACCAACCTTTCCCTTGACGGCGGCCCTCAACTTATCGGGTTCGACAGGAGTGCTTCACATATCCTCTGGGGCCGAAGCTACAGCGGGGTTGTCAAAATCGACACCACGGCCCTCTCAGCAACCAAGATCATGCTTACCGGTAATATCTCGGGAGCCGTCGCCATGGACAATGGCGGCATCAGCGTAATGACTTCCGAGTACACGGGCCAAAGCAGTTACTACCTCTCTACTCTGGAATAATCTTCCGCCAGCTAAAGCGCATTGGGGGTCACAACACCCCCGATGCGCTTTATTTATTTCCTGTCACTCCATTTTGATATCGAACACTGGCACAGGTGTTTTGTCACCAGCTTCGTCGGTGGAAAGCTGTGGGACAGGGTCTTGGACTGCCAAAGATGACATGGATACGGTGGAACCAGCATCAGCCTGAGGCATCTTCGGCGGAACAATAGGTGTGCTTTCGTCAATGGGCTGGTACGGCTGTCCAGGCTTCACCCATTTTGTGCTCAGGGTCGCCGGGGACTGTGGGACTCCCCCTGACGCAGGTGATGGAGCCGCTGAAACTGCAGCCTGCTGCGCAGCACGCAGAATGGCATTGACTTCAGCCGTACTGAGCAGGCCCTTATGTTCCAGGGTGCTGAGAATTCCCAGCGCCAGCCTCCGGAGGTATTCGGCTTCCTGAAGGGGGTCGCGGTCGTGCGGACGGGTCATGGCATCAGGGTAGCGCTCCAACCCTGAGAAGAGAGCAGGGCAGGACACCTGCCCGTGGCGCGGAGGCTGACTTGAGCGTATGCTGCCCGTTCGGGTAACACGTCTGAACAGGGTTGGTGCACGGCGGCCAGACCATCATGGGTGTTATTCTTAAGAAGTCTGAAAAGGTGGCGTGAACACTCACCCACACGGTAACGCGCCGGTCATCCCTCGTGGGGCGGCGTGACGGGCATGAGACGTTCAGGAGGACTTTGGAATGTACCGAGGAAGAGAGGGGCAGTGGGCGTTCCTGCTTCACCGCCTGTCGGGGCTGGCGATTCTGGCTTACTTGCTGCTGCACGTGTTCAGCATCGGTTCGCACATTTTCGGCGAGCGTTTTTATATGGCAATCCACGAGACGTATGATCTGCCGGTCTTCCGCGTGGGTCTGATCTTTATTGTGGCGGGCGTGGTGTACCACGCTTTCAACGGCCTGCGCATCATCGTCATGGACTTTACCGGTGCGGGCGTCGCCTACCAGCGCCAGATGTTCTATGTGGTTCTGGCCATCACCGTGCTGGCCACGGCGTACTCGGCCTACCGCCTGTACCCCCGCCTGATGGGAGGCTACTGATGATCCGCGCGCGGACCTTCACGGACGCCCGTCAGCAGTCACACAGCAATGCTGAGCTGAACTGGTGGATCTTCATGCGGGTCAGCGGGCTGATCCTGGTGTTCCTGGTGCTGGGGCATATCTACATGACCTTTATCCAGGTCAGCGAATCGGACGCCACCTTCGACGCGGTGGTGGCCAAGCTCAGCAACCCTGCCTGGAAGTTCTACGACTGGATGATTCTGTTTCTGTCCCTGCTGCACGGTGCAAACGGCGCACGGTACTCGATTGAGGACTACATCCGTTCGCGTCCGAACCGTGCGTGGGTCAAGACCATTTTCTACACGGTCATCGCGGTGGTGTTCGCATTCGGCACGATCGGCCTGATCTCCATTTGACGCGTGGCGTTTTTCCTAAAGGACTTTAAATATGCATCATCGTTATGACGTTCTGGTGGTCGGGGCAGGCGGCGCCGGCCTGATGGCCGCCCTGTACGCCGCCAAGGGCAACGTGTCCGTGGCGTGCATCAGCAAGCTCTACCCCACCCGCTCGCATACCGGCGCCGCCCAGGGTGGCATCGGGGCAGCGCTCGGCAACGTGGCCGAGGATCACTGGGAATGGCACATGTTCGACACGGTCAAGGGCGGCGACTACCTGACCGACCAGGACGCCGCCGAGGTGTTCGCCAAGGACATCATCGACGCCGTGTACGAGCTCGAGCACATGGGGCTGCCGTTCTCCCGCACTCCAGAGGGCAAGATCGCGCAGCGCAAGTTCGGTGGCCACACCCGTGATTTCGGCAAGGCCGCCGTGGAGCGCAGCTGCTACGCAAAAGACCGCACCGGGCACATGATCCTGCAGACGCTGTACCAACAGAACGTCAAGTCCGGGACCACCTTCTACAACGAGTATCACGTCACCGATCTGCTGATCGAGAACGGACGCTGCCGCGGCGTCGTGGCCTACGATCTGGCCAGTGGCGAGCTGCACACCTTCCACGCCAAGGCCGTGATTCTGGCGGCGGGGGGGTACGGCAAGGTCTTCAAGATCACGTCCAACGCCCTGACCCTGACCGGCGACCTGATGAGCATCTATTACCGCAAGGGTCTGCCGCTCGAAGACATGGAGTTCTACCAGTTCCACCCGACCGGACTGGCCAAGCTGGGCATTCTGGTCACCGAAGGGATTCGCGGTGAGGGTGGGATCCTGCGCAACGCCAACGGAGAGCGCTTCATGGAGCGCTACGCCCCGACCATCAAGGACCTCGCGCCGCGTGACATCGTGTCGCGCAGCATCGTGACCGAGATCCGCGAGGGCCGTGGCGTGGGCCTGGACAAGGACGCCGTACATATCGACCTGACTCACCTGCCGCGCGAGGTCATCGAAGGGAAGCTGGCCGAGATCACGGACCTGGCGCGCACCTACCTGGGCCAGGACCCGGTCAAGGACCTGGTGGCCATTCAGCCCACGGCGCACTACGCCATGGGTGGAATCCCCACCGACCTCAACGGGCTGTGCCTGAGCGACGGTCTGGGGGGCACCGTAGAAGGACTGTACGCGGCCGGTGAACAGGCCTGTGTATCGCTGCACGGCGCCAACCGTCTGGGCACCAACAGCCTGGGCGACCTGATCGTGTTCGGCCGCCGCGCCGGCACCTACGCCGCGCAGTATGCCCGGCAGGTGGAATTTGCCGATCTGCCGGACAACCCGCTGCGCGAAAGCGAGGAGATGTTCGACACCTTGCGCGCTTCCAAGGGCAGTGACAATGCCGCCACCATCCGCAAGGAGCTGCAGGAGTCGATGATGAACAATGTCGGCATCTTCCGCAACGGCCCGGATATGGAGCGTCAGGTGGGCATCATTCAGGAGCTCAAGGCGCGCTACCGCAACGTTGGCGTTTCTGACCCGAGCCGCCGCTATAACAGTGAGCTGATCGAGGCTATGGAACTCAGCTTCATGCTTGACTGTGCTGAGGCCATGACCAGCAGTGCGCTCAACCGCACGGAGTCACGTGGCGCACACGACCGCGAGGACTACCGTGAGCGTGATGATTCCAACTGGCTCAAGCACACCATGGCCTACAAGGACCTGAACAACGACGGCAATGTCGTGATCGGGTACAAGGATGTGGCCCTCAAGGGCTTCACGCGTGCCTTTGAGCCCAAACCCCGCGTGTACTGAGAAAGATCAGTCGTCATCAGGTCTTTCCCGAAAGGACGCTTCATGACCCAGACCCATGCAAACAGCGCCGCCGCACCCGCCACGACGGTGGAGATGGTGAATCTGAACGTCAAGATTCTGCGCTTCAACCCCGAAACCGACAAGAAAGCCCACTGGGATACCTATCAGGTGCAGGCCCAGCCCAGCGACCGCGTATTGGACGTGCTGAATAACATCAAGTGGTACCACGAGCCCAGCCTGATCTTCCGCCGTTCATGCGGGCACGGGATCTGCGGCTCGGACGCTATGCTCATCAGCGGCCGAAACCGGCTGGCCTGCAAGACGCTGGTGCGTGACGTGGCCAAGGACGGCGGCACCATCACCGTGGAGCCGATCCGTGGCCTGAAGGTCGAGCGCGACCTGCTGGTCGACATGGAGCCGTTCTTCGACTCCTACAAGGCCATCATGCCGTACTTCATCAACGAGTCGCCGGCCCCGGCCGGGGAACGTTACCAGAGCGAACTGGACGCAGAACGCATGGAGCACTCCAGCAACTGCATTCTGTGCGCGTGCTGCACGACCAGCTGCCCCATCTTCTGGGTCAACGGTGCTTACCTGGGCCCAGCTGCGATCGTTCAGGCGCACCGCTTCATTTTCGACAGCCGCGACGAGGCCACCCATCAGCGACTGAACATCATGAACCAGAACACCGGTGTGTGGCGCTGCCGCACGGCCTACAACTGCACGGAAGCCTGCCCCCGTGACATTCCGATCACCACACTGATCGAGGAAGTCAAACGGGCCATCATGTTCCAGCAGTCCTGAGTTCTTCCGAACTTTAGTTTCCGTGTCCCCGGTTGCCCCGCGCAGCTGGGGATCTGCTATTCGAGGATGATCCGCGTTGGATATGGATGGTGCCGAAGCCCCACCAACCCAGCGTGTTCGTATCCGGCACGGCGACCTGGATGAAGAGGTCCGGTTGCGAAGCCAGGCTCCAAGTCCACCTGCGTCCTTCAACCACCGCAGCCAGCAGCTGCAATTCACGCGTCTGTCTATGTGCGAGAACCAATGGACCTCGCACTTTTCAGACCCACGATTCTGTCAGAGACACACTTCTTCCCTATCCTGGTAGCCAGAAGCCAGACAGACCTATGAGCAAGGACAGCTCACGCGCGTGGTCTCGAGAATCATTTGGGCCATATCTGGCCTGTTTCGATCCAGGCCAGTGGGACCGGCTCCCTCTCTGCGGACCTGCCCCCTCCGGGAAGCGGTCAGACTACTTGTGCGATCCCCTGTCAAGCTGTTCGAATGTACCGACCATCTCCCCCTGTGTGGAAGACAAAACGTGGTCCCCACAAGTTCGCCGGACCATTTCTATGGCCGCATCGGAAGGCAGTCCGGCCTGCATGAGCAGGCGTGCAACCACCAACCCGGCATGCCCCTGCCCGAGGCGGCTCACCGCGACCACCTGCCGGCCATCGAGCAAGGCGTCCATCAGTTATCGAGATAGGCCACAAAGCTTTCCTGGTCTTCGGGCCAGCCCAGCCATGGGAGTGCGAAGGACACCACTCCCAACCCCGCCTTCCCCGCATGGTCTGCAAGGTCGGTGGTGTCCGGAGCGTCCTCATCAAGCAATAAAGCCACCAGGCCAGCGCCCTCCCGGGCCAGTGCCGCCCATTCCTGCGCTGTTTGTAGCCTGGTATCGGCGCACAGGCCCAGCTGTCCTGGCCATACTGCGGTGGGCAACCAGGCCACCAGACCTGAGTCGGTCCGGTGGGTCACGACTGCGCCTCACGGAGCCAGCGGGAAGCATCCATGGCGTGATAGGTGATGATCGCATCGGCACCTGCACGCCGCATGCTGGTCAGTGTTTCCAGCACGGTGCGCCGCTCGTCCATGAAGCCAAGCTGCGCCGCCGCTTTGACAAGAGCGTATTCGCCGCTGACGTTGTAGGCCACCACCGGCAGATCGAACTCGTCGCGCAGAAGTTTCAGGACATCCAGGTAAGCCAGGGCGGGCTTGACCATCAGGGTGTCAGCGCCCTGCTCGACATCCAGCCGGGCCTCACGGAGGGCTTCACGGTGCCCGCCGGCGGGGTCCATCTGGTAGGTACCGCGGTGACCCAAGCTGGGCGCGCTGCCGGCGGCGTCCCGGAACGGGCCGTAATAGGCGCTGGCATACTTCACGGCGTAGCTCATCACCGGAATATGAGTAAAGCCGGCCGCGTCCAGCGCAGAGCGGATCGCTGCCACCATGCCGTCCATCATGGCGCTGGGCGCAATGACATCGGCCCCGGCCTGCGCCTGTGACACCGCGGTGCGGGCCAGCAGTTCAAGGCTGGGATCGTTGTCCACGGTCCAGGCGTCGGCCCCGGTCTGGCCCGGAACCTCGCACAGGGGCCCGCAGTGCCCGTGGTCGGTGTACTCGCACAGGCAGGTATCAGCAATCACGGTTACCTGTGGCACCTGGGCCTTGATGGCCCGCGCCGCCTGCTGCACGACGCCTTCCTCGGCGTAGGCCTGGGTGCCCAGGGCATCCTTATGATCTGGAATACCGAACAGGATGACACTGGGGATCCCCAGCGACAGCGCCAGGCGGGCCTGTTCAACAGCCCCCTGGACGCTGTGCCGGCTCACCCCGGGCATGGTGGAAACAGGATGTTCGTCTTCGCGTTCGTGAACGAAGATCGGATGAATGAAATGCTCGGGACTGAGATGAACCTCGCGCGTCATGGCGCGCAGGGCAGGGGTTCGGCGCAGGCGGCGGGGACGGACTTGCATTCGCCTACGCTAGCGCCACGGGGGCGGGACGAATGCAACGCCGCCCCTCAGAGGGGCGGCTTCAGGCGCTGCCGAGCAGACGGCGCACCGCGAAGCGCACACGGCCCAGGTTGGCCACGTCGTCGAAAGCGGCCAGCAGGACCTGATCGCCGTGGGGGGTCAGCAGCACCGGTCCGCCTTCGACGTCCAGCATCAGCTCGGTCCAGGTGGACGCGCCGGTCGCACTGCGCAGGCTGGCGATCACGGCGCGCCCGGAGGCCACCAGCACGCCCAGCTGCGCCGCGTGATCTGCGCCGATGCCGGCACTGGTCAGAACGTGCCCCTCGGCGTCCATCAGGGCGGCGTGCCGGATGCCACGCACTTCCAGGAGCGGGCCGATCATACGCGCTCCGTCCGGGGCAGGTCACGCAGGTCCAGAGCCAGCCGGGCCAGGGCCTGCTGGATGGAACGGGTATCGCTGCCACGCAGCATGACCGCCCCCACGGTGTAGTCACC
Proteins encoded in this window:
- the hemB gene encoding porphobilinogen synthase, translating into MQVRPRRLRRTPALRAMTREVHLSPEHFIHPIFVHEREDEHPVSTMPGVSRHSVQGAVEQARLALSLGIPSVILFGIPDHKDALGTQAYAEEGVVQQAARAIKAQVPQVTVIADTCLCEYTDHGHCGPLCEVPGQTGADAWTVDNDPSLELLARTAVSQAQAGADVIAPSAMMDGMVAAIRSALDAAGFTHIPVMSYAVKYASAYYGPFRDAAGSAPSLGHRGTYQMDPAGGHREALREARLDVEQGADTLMVKPALAYLDVLKLLRDEFDLPVVAYNVSGEYALVKAAAQLGFMDERRTVLETLTSMRRAGADAIITYHAMDASRWLREAQS
- a CDS encoding roadblock/LC7 domain-containing protein encodes the protein MIGPLLEVRGIRHAALMDAEGHVLTSAGIGADHAAQLGVLVASGRAVIASLRSATGASTWTELMLDVEGGPVLLTPHGDQVLLAAFDDVANLGRVRFAVRRLLGSA